From a single Micromonospora carbonacea genomic region:
- a CDS encoding DNA alkylation repair protein, whose product MTGEYGLKRHFNGDAARLIGGKIREVHPEFDVEDYAVEVERRIPGKELKDRVLVLAEGLRSRLPQDYPESVRILVSILGDELAEGEGMFNVSWYLMPVARFVEEYGLDHPEVSLDALVEITKRHTAEYAIRPYIEQHYDLTMKRMADWARDPSHNVRRMASEGTRPRLPWARTLTMFVRDPQPVLEILEPLRSDPSEYVRKSVANNLNDISKDAPDVALTTALRWRQESPTPETAWIVRHALRTLVKKGNQEALAIVGVTGGEHIRVPSMRLSPRSLTLGESTLIRLDVENTDSRRHTVAVDYVVHHVRKNGQSIPKVFKLTTLELAPGERRTVEKSHPVREVSTRRYYPGEHLVDIQVNGQVLATDRFDLRL is encoded by the coding sequence ATGACTGGCGAATACGGACTCAAGCGCCACTTCAACGGTGACGCCGCCCGCCTCATCGGTGGGAAGATCCGCGAGGTCCACCCGGAGTTCGATGTCGAGGACTACGCCGTCGAGGTCGAACGGCGGATCCCCGGAAAGGAGCTGAAGGACCGCGTCCTCGTCCTGGCGGAGGGGCTGCGCAGCCGGCTCCCGCAGGACTACCCCGAGAGCGTGCGCATCCTCGTGTCGATCCTCGGCGACGAGCTCGCCGAGGGGGAGGGGATGTTCAACGTCAGCTGGTACCTCATGCCGGTGGCCCGGTTCGTCGAGGAGTACGGCCTGGACCACCCGGAGGTGTCCCTCGACGCCCTCGTCGAGATCACCAAGCGGCACACCGCCGAGTACGCCATCCGCCCGTACATCGAGCAGCACTACGACCTGACGATGAAGCGGATGGCCGACTGGGCGCGCGACCCCAGCCACAACGTGCGCCGGATGGCCAGCGAGGGCACCCGCCCCCGGCTGCCCTGGGCGCGCACGCTCACCATGTTCGTCAGGGACCCGCAGCCCGTCCTGGAGATCCTCGAACCGCTGCGCAGCGACCCCTCGGAGTACGTCCGCAAGTCCGTGGCGAACAACCTCAACGACATCTCCAAGGACGCCCCCGACGTCGCGTTGACCACGGCGCTGCGCTGGCGGCAGGAGAGCCCGACGCCGGAGACCGCCTGGATCGTCCGGCACGCGCTGCGCACCCTGGTCAAGAAGGGCAACCAGGAGGCCCTCGCGATCGTCGGCGTCACCGGCGGCGAGCACATCCGGGTGCCGTCGATGCGGCTGTCGCCCCGGTCGCTGACCCTCGGCGAGTCGACCCTCATCCGCCTCGACGTCGAGAACACCGACAGCCGTCGGCACACCGTCGCCGTCGACTACGTCGTGCACCACGTGCGCAAGAACGGCCAGAGCATCCCGAAGGTCTTCAAGCTCACCACCCTCGAACTGGCCCCCGGCGAGCGCCGGACGGTGGAGAAGTCCCACCCGGTGCGGGAGGTCTCCACCCGGCGCTACTACCCCGGCGAGCACCTCGTCGACATCCAGGTCAACGGCCAGGTCCTGGCCACCGACAGATTCGACCTGCGGCTGTGA